The DNA sequence AGGTACCTGACTAAACAATATGAAGGCCAGGATGGCAGTATCCCCATATTGGTCCTGGACCCAAGGTTTGAAAGACCGATTTCTGAAAGCATTGAAAATGGAGGCAGTATCAGTCCGGACCTCATCGGCAAGTTATTGAGGGCCGTAGAAAAAATATTGGGGAAAGGGGGCAAATATGAGGCGCAACCGGTTCTGGTGTGTTCGGCCCACGTAAGACGGTTTTTGAGAAGATTCGCCGACAAGTTTTTACCGTCGATAGCCGTATTGTCCAATGCGGAGATCTCTCCGGCGGCAAAATTATATACCTTAGGGATGGTACGATATGAAGATTAAAAAATTTCAGGCAGCAAGTTTTCGAGAGGCCCTGGATCGGGTAAAGAAAGAATTGGGGGATGAGGCGGTTATTTTATCTTCGGAAGAAATCAACGGGTTAAAACCGAAGGTGGAAGTAGTGGCCGCTATTGAATACGATTCAGAACCCGAAGAAACCTTAAACCCATCCAGGAATAAACTGGATTGGAAAAGGGAAGAGAGCCCGGAATTCGAACCCGACAAGGTTTCCCTCTCTTCTTATCATTCCGGTTCCAGAACCTCCAATCCCGATCCCGACAATGAACCCGTTTTGAAAGAAATTGCAAAATTGCGGCAATGCCTGGAGGAATTGAAAGGAAAAGGGTATGAGGTTTCTTTGCCGGAAGCCAAAAAAAAGATCTATCATTATCTCCGGAACCGGTATATCCGGGAAGATCTGGCCCTGCAATTGACGGAAAAGGCGGATGGTCTGGATGACCTGCCCGGATTGATCCTCAATGAACTCCAGATGAGCTGGGATTGGTCCGACCAGAAGGCGATTGTTTTAATAGGTTCTACCGGAGTGGGGAAGACGACTACGGCGGCCAAGTTATGCGGTCAGGCTATTAAACGGAACAAAAAGGTCGGGTTCATCAGTCTGGATACCTTTCGCATCGGGGCTATTGAACAGATTCGGATCTACTCCAGAATCCTGGGGGTTCCTTTAATCGTCGCCTCTTCTCCGGAAGAGGTTCGTAGGGGGATCCATAAATTGAATGACCGGGACCTTGTTTTGATTGACACCACCGGCCGAAACCCTAAAGACCATTCCTATGCGGATGAATTGAAAGGGATCTATGAAATGGGGCTGCCCCTGGAAACCCATCTTTTGATCAGCGGCAGCAGCAGTGAGGATTTTATGTCCGAATCCTTTTTAAGTTACCAGAAATTTCCTGTCCACTGTGTGGCCTTTACCAAAATGGATGAGGCCGTCGGCTTCGGACCCATTTATAATTTCTCCATCCAGGCCAAAAAACCCATTGCCTATTTGACAACAGGGCAAAAAGTACCCAATGATATCGCCTTTTATAATAATGATCAATTGGTGGATTTAATCTTAAATCGGCCCAAGGCCGACCATTTTAACGAAAACCATCCAACCCATTAAGGATACAAGGAAAGCGGAATGAAACCTATTCGGACCATCGCCATTACCAGTGGAAAAGGAGGGGTTGGGAAAACCAATGTGGCCACCAGCCTGGCCATCGCCCTGAGACAACTCGGAGAAGAAGTGTTGGTCTTTGATGCCGACCTGGGTTTAAGCAATGTGGATGTATTGCTTGGTTTGGTAACCAAATACAATATTCAGCATGTTCTAAACGGACAAAAACAGTTAAAAGACGTCATTGTCGAAGGGCCCCAGGGGATAAAAATTTTACCGGCCAGTTCCGGCATACAAGAAATAACCCATCTGGATGAATTCCAACGGCTTAAGGTTTTAGAAGCCTTCGAGGACTATCAGGGAGAAATTGATACACTGATTATTGATACCGGCGCCGGTATTTCTTCTAATGTCGCCTTTTTTTGTATTGCCGCCCAGAATATCATCGTAGTGATCTCTCCGGAGCCCACAGCCCTGACGGACGGCTATGCCCTGATCAAAGTGCTGTTCACCAAATATCAGGAAAAACGATTCCAGGTTTTGGTCAATTCTGCTGCCAGTGCTTCCGAGGCATTGACCGTTTTCAGGCGACTTTCCGAAGCGGCCGAGAGATTTTTACAGGTTTCCCTGGATTATCTGGGATTTCTCCCCAGGGATGATTCCATCCAAAAAGCGGTCCGGGCTCAAAGATCTTTCCTGGAAGCTTATCCGGATTCCAACGCTTCAAAAAACATCCTGTCCATTGCCGGAAAAATTCAGGAAGATTCAAAAAACGGCCTTAAAGGGAGTTTGCAATTATTTATTGGTAATCTGATTGGGGATGCAAGAGATGTACGGCTATAACGTTAAAATGTCCTCTCAGGAAAAAGAAAAAATCATTAAAGATTTTTTGCCGGTTGTGCGCTACACGGCCTATCGGTTGTCCTGGCGATTGCCTCCGCAGATTTCGGTTGACGATCTGATCAGTGTCGGCTTGAATGGTCTGTTTGACGCCCTGGAGCGATTTGAACAAGGGAAAGTAAAATTAAAAACTTACGCTCAGTATCGGATCAAAGGCGCTATGCTGGATGAATTGCGGGCGGTGGAATGGATTCCCCGGTCCAGGAAGAAAAAAATTAACGCCCTCCGGGAGGTGCACGACCGATTAGAGAAAGAATTGAAAAGGCTGCCCGAGGATGAGGAGGTGGCCGGAGCCTTAAATATATCTTTAGACGAATATTATCAAACCCTCGAAGAGGCCAAAGGGGGGGTCACCTTCAAATTTGAGGATTACGAGGCCTTTTCGGAAGGACACCCTGTCAATTTGATGGACAATATCGAAGACCCCAATGAAAAAAATCCGTTAAATATCTTAATGGAGCTGGATCAAAAGAAAGTCGTGGCTCGTTTGATCGATGCCTTGCCTAAAAAGGAAAAAGTGGTGCTTTCTTTATATTACTGGGAAGAATTGACCATGAAAGAAGTAGGAGCGGTCTTGGGCCTGACCGAATCCAGGGTATGTCAATTACACAATCAGGCCCTTATCCGGTTAAAAACCAAAATTAACAAAGAGTTGGATTAGATTTATAAAAAACGCAACAAGGGAGGCATATCGAACCCATGGACCGAAAAATGAAAATATTGGTCGTTGACGACTTCTCGACCATGAGGCGGATCGTTAAAAATTTATTAAAACAAATCGGCTTTGAAAACATCGAAGAGGCCGAGGACGGGCAGCATGCCTTTTCAAAACTGAAAGGAGATCGGTTTCAATTTGTGGTTTCTGATTGGAACATGCCCAATATGACCGGTATTGAGTTGTTGAAAAACGTACGCAGCGACCCGGAATTAAAGGATCTTCCCTTTCTGATGGTCACGGCCGAAGCCGAGAAGGAAAAGGTGATTGAGGCCATAAAAGCCGGGGTTAACAACTATATCATCAAACCCTTTACCGCTGAAATATTGAAAGAGAAGATGGATAAGATATTTGAAAAACTGGGGATCAACTCCTGATCTGGGATCTTGAGGAAAATTATCTGTTGAAAGGATAACCACTATGTCGATTCATGCGCAAAGGGATAATCGGATCGCCGACGGCCACAACCGGGAAGGAGAGGGAGGGCCTTCTCTGAAGTTTTACGGCAAGGATGCGAACCTTTTGGAATTAGAAAAAGCGATCGCCCTGGTCTTTAATAAGGCCTTCGAAGAAGGCAATAAGATCAAGGGGGTCATGGGAATCATCGAAGATGTGCAGATGTTATTGGAAGCGATTATCATGGGCAATGTCCAAACAGCCGAAAAATATGCCACCAAGTTTGCCGGTCTGGGCGGGAAAGATCTTTTTGTGGAAGTCGGGAAGATCACTCGCAAACTGCATGATTCCATCCGGGAGTTTCAAGAAAATATCAGCCCTCGTTTAAAAAATTTACCCGTCAATGAACTCCCGGAAGCCACCGATAAACTCCAATGGGTGATCGATAAAACCGAAGAAGCGGCCAGTCACACGATTACCCTGGTGGAAAAACATTTAGGGAATCAGGAAAAGGCCACCCGGATGATCGGGGAACTGGAGGGGATTTTTAAGGAGAAGGGGCTTGATGAGGAAGCCGGGCTGAAAGCCTTGGATTTTCTTAAAGCCTTGAATCAGGAACTGCCGAAGGATTTGATGGAAATAATGATCGCCCAGGATTTTCAGGACCTTACCGGGCAGATTATTAAGAGGGTAATCCAACTCATAGGCGATATGGAAAAGCAGTTGGTTAAGATCTTAAAGATATTCGGGGTTAAATTGGAATCCCCCCCTAATCAGGAGGCCTGTCAGGGCCCTCAAATCAAGAAAAATGAAAATGTGGTTTCTGATCAATCGGAAGTAGATGATATTTTAAAAGGGTTTGGTTTTTGAGCCTGCTCATCAGGCCGGTTTGATCGGGGTGTAAAATGGACATAGAATTTTTAAAAAAAATCGATTCCAATTTTAGGGTCAAAAGGGAAAAAACCGGCCAGTTTTTTTCCAACAGGAAAAAAAAACCCAAATCCCAGGAAAAAGAAGAAAAGAGCAAGCATAAAATCGATATCAAGGTGTGAATATGAAAAAGTTGAATATACTCTTCGAAAAATTAAAGGCCAACCCTATAAAAGCCCAACGAGATATAACCTTGGAAATGTCCGAAATCAACGACATTATCGAAAAGATGGTTCTTAGAATCGATAATAAAATAAAAGCCCTTAAAATCATGGAAACCCGGGCTGATCAGAAAATTGCCATCCTGGATGGGATGATCACCAAATTAAAAACCAAGCCTTTCATTGGAGTGACTTCAGATAAGGCGGAACAGGGTCATCAGAATGACGTTCAGACCCTGGCCGACAAGGGATTCAACGCCGAGCAGATTGCCCGTATTTTGGATCTGCCGTCCGGTGAAGTGGAATTGATTTTAAACCTAGTCCAATAATCCGGGATAAAAGTTTCCCCCTATAGGAAAATTTTTCCATTTATTTTATTGGCGTTTCTAAATCGTGGATCATTTTTTTATATTTATGCCTTTAAGAGGGCGGGGTTTAGTGGTTCATGGGATTACTGATGGGGGGTTTTTAGGTTTGGTATTGATGTTGCATGAAAGGAAAATATGCATAAAGGAATATTTATAGCCCTTTCCGGAGCGATCTTAAAAGAAAACCAGTTGGAGGTTATTTCTCAAAACCTGGCCAACAGCAATTCTTTGGCTTACAAAAAAGTACGGGTTGCTTTTAAGGACTATATCAGCAATCCGGAAAGTGAACAGGACGGGAAAATCATGAGCGCCCTGGCGGCGGTCGCAACCGATTTTTCCGGAGGCGGATTAAACCAGACCGGAAATCCATTAGATATTGCCTTGGAAGGAAATGGTTTCATCGCCCTCGAAAAAAACCAATATACCCGGAGAGGGGACTTGAAAAGAAATCCGGAAGGCTATCTTTCGACCCAGACGGGTATTCGGGTCTTGGGTCAAAAAGGTCCCATTCTGATACCCGACGGAAAATTGGAGATTGTAAAAAACGGAGAAGTGACGGTCAACCAAGCGCAGATCGATAAGATTAAGGTGGTAGATTTCCCAGACAAAAAATCTTTAATCCGCTTAGGAGAGGACCTGTTTCAATCCAATCAGCCTTCCGGCCAGGCCAAAGCCCTTGTTAAACAAGGTCATCTTGAGGGTTCGAATGTAGACATTATCAAAGAAATGACCCAGATTATTATGACCTTGAGAGAATTTCAGGCATATCAGAAGGTCATCCAGAGTTTTGACGAAGCCACTTCAAAAATGACCGAGATTGCTCGGACCTAAAGGGGAAAGAAAAAAATGATACGCTCCTTATTTATCGCATCTACCGGTATGGAAGCCCAACAACTGAATATCGATGTCATTTCCAATAATCTGGCCAATGTCAACACGGTCGGTTATAAGAGGAGTCGGGCCGATTTCCAGGAATTGATGTATCAGGACCTGAAGACACCCGGGACCTTATCGGCCGAGGGGGCCGAAGTGCCATCAGGGATCCAACTGGGGTTGGGGGTCAAACCGGTGGCGGTTCAAAAAATTTTTTTACAAGGGAATTTTGTTCAGACCGGAAACAATCTGGATATGGTTATTGAAGGAGAGGGTTTCTTTCAAATCACCAAACCGGACGGAGAGGTCGCCTACACCCGAAACGGGGCCTTCAAGCTGGATAGCGGGGGGCGGATTGTCAATTCCGATGGCTATGCCCTGGATCCGGCCATCACCATTCCGGCCAACACCCAAACCATTACCATAGGTTCCGACGGAAAGATCAGCATCACCCAAAGCGGCAGCAAAACACCGACCCAAATCGGTCAGATTGAATTGGCCCGTTTTATTAATCCGGCCGGACTCAAGGCTATCGGCAAAAGCCTTTTTGTGCCTACCGGCTCGTCCGGAGATCCGGTGACCGGGACTCCCGGGGGGACGGAAGGGATGGGCACCATAAGTCAGGGGTATGTGGAGATGAGTAATGTGAATATCGTCGAAGAAATGGTCAATATGATCGTCAGCCAAAGGGCCTATGAGATCAATTCCAAGGCCGTCCAGGCCTCTGATGAAATGCTCCAGATCGCCAATAATCTGAAGCGATAGGAATGGTACGATCATGAAACAATGGAAAAAAATTTATATTCTCCCCTGTTGGTCCGGCTGGCTGCTGTTTTTACTTTTTTTTGTGTTGGTCCTGCCGGCCACATCGGCTTCCTGGGAACCCAGGGGCCTGGTAAAAACCTATTTAACAACCCATTATCCCTGGGCGGAAATCGAGATCCTGGACCTCCACGTCGAAGAACCGCTTCCCAAGGATCCGCCGAAAAGCCTCAGATTGATCAGCGGTCCTTTGGGCCGGGCGATTTTTTCATTCGAATTCAAGTCGGGGGAGAAGCTCCTGGTTCAGGCTAAGATCATGGCCCTGGATTGGGTCGTGACCTCCAGAAGGCCGTTAAATAACGGTCAAATCATTGAAAAAGACGATGTCTATCTGGCCTTGCTCGATGTCAACCGGATGCCTAAGGACGTTCTAACCCGGTTGGAAGGGGCTTGGGGAAAGACCATCAAACGATCCATCGGCACGAACAGGCCGCTCATAGAAAGTGCCTTAGGCGACGTTCCGGTGATCAAAAAAGGGCAGCGCATCACCCTGATCGCATCGGCGCCTGGTTTAAGAATTACCAGCCCGGGAGAAGCACGGGAAGACGGTTTTCCCGGCCGGCAAATAAGAGTGATTAATCTTTCTTCGAAACAGGATATACGCGGGATTCCGATAGACGGGAAAAATGTCAAGGTCATTTTTTAATCGACAACTAACCAAAGCGGAGAATTTATTAAAATTATCGGGAGTAACCAGTCGATGTCGATCATGCGTGTTATGAGAGGGTTTATGATTCCGATAGGGATCATCGGGATAATCGGGGCCTGCGCACCAACCGCCCCCCAGTTTTCCAAAGAGATGCCCCCCAATTACGTCTATAAAGAGACCAAAAAGGAAATCCGAAGCACCGGCTCCTTATGGCGCGATTCGGCCGGGCTTTTTGAGGATCGGAAGGCCCGGGGATTGAATGATCTGGTAACCATTAATATCGTAGAAAGTTCCTCGGCAACCAAGAAGGCCGACACAGCCACCAGCCGGGATTCCTCTATGGATGCCAGTATTACGAATCTGTTCGGTGGCTCCTTGACTTACGATCTAAAAAACCTTTTCGGCGGGGGCCTGTCGGGAACCCTGGCACCGAAGGTCCAGGCCAGCGGTAAAAACGATTTCACCGGTACAGGTAATACCACCCGTCAAGGCAGCCTGGTCGCCACGATTACCGCCCGGGTGGTGGAAGTCCTGCCGAACGGGAATTTTCTTATTGAATCCCGTAAAGATATTACCGTAAACCGGGAAAAACAGCTCCTTTTATTGAGGGGGGTCGTCCGGCCGGAGGATATTGCCTTCGACAACACCATATTAAGCAGTTATGTGGCCAACGCCGAGGTAATTTATACCGGTGACGGCGTAATCAATGACAAACAAGGCCAAGGATGGCTGGTCAGACTATTGGATTACGCCTGGCCATTTTAACATTCAGGGATCAGGGGTCGGGGGGCAGGGGTCGGTAAAACCACAGTGAAAGGTACAAGGTACACGGTATACAGTTTTTTCTTAGATCCTTTAACCTTGAACACTGTCTCTTGAACCTATTTTCATGGTACGTGATGCCCAAGGGTATGAGGGTTAATACAGAATTCCAGCGAGGGTCAACTTGAAAGCAATTGAGGGTTATTTTTTATTGGCGGTTTTGGGGATTTTGCTTTTTACAGGTTCACTGGTGTCTACTCCTGTTCAGGCCGAACGGATTAAAGACATAGCCAGTCTGGAAGGGGCCCGGGAGAACCAATTGCTTGGGTATGGCCTGGTGGTAGGCTTAAACGGTACGGGAGACAAAGGCTTGGCCACTATGCAAAGTATCGCCAATATGCTGGCCAGGATGGGTTTGACGGTCAATCCGAAGGATATTCAGGCTAAGGATACCGCAGCCGTGATCATAACCGCCACCTTGCCTCCTTTTCCCAAACCTGGAATCAAGATCGATGCCGTGGTATCGGCCTTGGGCGATTCAAAGAGCCTTCAGGGGGGAACCCTGCTCCTGGCCCCGCTAAAGGGGCCGGATCAAAAGGTTTATGGCCTGGCCCAGGGACCGGTCTCCTTGGGAGGGTTTTCGGCCGGGGCCGGGGGATCAGCCGTCCAAAAAAATCACCCGACCACCGGCCGGGTTCCCAATGGGGCTATTATCGAACGGGGGTTGGATATCCCTTTATTGAAGGGCAATGAAATTCATTTGCTCCTTCACAATCCCGATTTCACAACAGCTTTTCAAATTTCCCAAACCATTAACCAAAAATTGGGGGGCGAATATGCCGAAGCGGTGGATCCCTCTCTCATCAAGCTCCGGGCCCCGGGGGATTTCCTGGGTGGGACCATGGGTTTTATCTCCCAGATCGAAGCCTTGGAAGTCGCTTTAGATGTACCGGCTAAGATAGTCATTAATGAGAGGACCGGAACGGTAGTCATGGGGGAAAGGGTCCGGATATCTCCCGTGGCCATCTCGCATGGCAGTCTGACGATAGAGGTTACGACCGACTATAAAATTTCTCAACCCCCGCCTTTTGCCCCTCCCAAGGCAGAGACCGTAGTCGTCCCACAAACCAAAGTGGACGTGAAGGAACAGAAGGCCGCTCTGGTAGAAGTGGCCGGAATAACCCTTGGGGAAGTGGTCAGGGCCCTTAATTCTTTGGGCGTGACGCCCAGAGACCTCATTGCCATCCTACAGGCCCTGAAAAGTGCTGGCGCTCTTAAAGTCGAACTGGAGATTATATGATTGGAGAGACGGCAAATTATCAAGTCAACCTGAGTGCTTTAGGCGGACGATCGACCGGGAGACTGGAGAATCAGGGGGCAATCTCAAACCCTGAATCCTCAAAGACCCGCTTAAAGGAGGCAGCCAAGGAACTGGAAGCCCTTTTTATCTATGAACTCCTTAAAGAAATGAGACAGACGACCCAGGGAGGTTTTTTAGGTAAAGGGCTGGGAAACGATATTTATAACAGTCTCTTTGACATGGAAGTAGCCCGGCTGACCGCCGATCGAGGTCTCGGTCTGGGAGAAATGCTCCTGAAACAACTGGACGGTCTGGTTGGGAAAGATCCTCAAAATCAACAGGATCCGGTAAAAGACCCGATTAAATCTTCCATGACTGACGAAAAAAAGCTGTTGGATGCTCCTCCGATCCTTAAATCCCCGGAAAAGCAACTGCCGGATTTGGGTCCGGAATCCTTGATGAGGCTCCCGGTCGACGGCCTGATAAGCTCCCGTTTCGGCTGGAGAAAAGACCCCTTTTCCGGGGAAGAAAAATTTCATAGCGGGATTGATATTGCCGCTCAGTCTGGTAAAGAAATATTTCCCATTAAAAAAGGTCGGGTAATTTTCAGCGGGTTGACACAAGGATATGGGAACACCGTAGTGATAGATCATGGCGATGGATTCATAAGCAAATACGGCCATAATCTGACTAATCTGGTTTTTTGGGGAGATGAGGTCGATAAGGAACAGGTTATTGCCCTGGTGGGCAATACCGGGAAGTCTACAGGGGCTCATCTGCATTTTGAGGTGCAATATAACGGAAAAAAAATTAATCCCCTGGGTTTGATCCAAAAAGAAACAGGGAAAATCGGATGATAGACATTTTACAAATCCATCAAGGGATAAAGAGTGGGGACATTTTTTACTATCTATGTCCATTTTATGGATGTATCATGACCTCTTTCACAGATTTTATTAAAGAAATTTCAGGAAAATGTCGATACAGAAACAAGATTAAACATTTTCCGATGGGAGGAAAGTCATGAAAGTTGAGGGTACTAGACCACCTGAAAACCAGGAGATTCAACTCAGATCTCAAAAGGTGGGTAATAAAGAAGCCGGTGCAGGAAACAATGAAAGTTCCCAAAAGGTCAGTCAATCGGATCAAGTCCGTCTCTCCGGAAGAGCAAAGGAATTAGCGGAGTTAAAACAGGTAATTCTGCAGATGCCGGAGATAAGGACCGATAAAGTTGAAGCGCTGAAAAAGAGTATCCAGGATGGCACCTATACCATGGATTCCTTTAAAATGGCCGGAAAAATATTAGAAGAAATATAAATGGAATCATTCGGGGCAATCAAGAAGGTCCTTGGGGAACAGATTCAGGGATGCCGACAATTGTTGGAGCTTTTACAAAGGGAGAAGCTCTGCCTCCTGGACCTCCAGATGGAGGGCGTTGAGGCCATTATTAAAGAAAAAGACATCCTGGTCCTGAAATTGAGGCTTTTGGAAGAAGAGCGGGTAAGGCTTTTTGACAGGCTGGTTCGTGGGAATACTCTGGGTATCCTGAAGAAAGAAACCGATCCCCGGAATATAAGTCTTTTAAAACTGGCTGAAATTAGCGGGGAAGCCATTTTTCAAGAAATGCGATCCAAACTGATCTCTTTATCCCAAAGTATTAAAGAGTTGAATACGTTTAATCAAAGTATGATAGACCGAACCCTGGGCTTCTTAAAAAAGAACAATCAGTTTTTAGGAGCCTTTTATCCGGGTTCGCCCCCTTTATGTGAAAAGGGGCAGCTTCTTTCCAGGGAAATGTAAATGTCTATTAACGGTCTGTTTAATATTGGGAAATCGGCCTTATTCGCCAGTCAGACCCAACTCAGCATTACCAGCAACAATATTGCCAATGCCAGTACCCCCGGTTATAGCCGGCAGGAAGTGATCCTGGAAATTGCGACTACCGCCTCCCAGGCTGCAGAATTCCAGGGAGGCGGCGTGTCGGTCGCCGGGGTTAAGAGACTCTACGATAGGCTGCTTCAGAATCAGATCAATAGTACTCAACAGGATTACGGACAAGCCACCACCCTGAGTGAAACCCTGGCGAAGGTTGAACAGATCTTTAATGAAACCCAGGACCTGGGTTTGGCCGGCCCTTTGAAGGATTTTTTTAATGCCTGGCAGGGGGTTGCTTCCAATCCAGCGGGCCTGACGGAAAGAAATTTGCTTCTGCAAAAATCCGATGCCCTGGTTCTTTCCGCCCAAAGAATGGAAAATGGTATCAATGCCATCCTGAGACAAATCCAAGAGGGGATTACCGGTTTAACCGATCAGATAAATTCCCTGGCTTCCAAAATTGCCCGCTTAAATGACCAGATCATCCAGATTGAAGCAGGATCGTCTATGGAATCGGCGGGCAGCCTCAGGGATCAGCGAGAGACGGCCTTGAAGGATTTGAGCAATCTGGTTGAGCTGTCTTACTGGGAGGATAAAAGTAACGGTTCCCTGACGGTGACCATGGGAATGAAAACCCTGGTCGACGGGAATAGCACCAGTCCCCTTTCAGCGGTTTATAATGATGAAGGAGATTTTATCCTTCAATTGGACGGTCAGGATATTACTTCCAGAATAACCAAGGGGGAGATGGGCGGATTGTTGACCGCCCACCAGGAAATCGAGGGGACCTATTTACATGATCTCAGAACATTGGTGGCCTCGGTAACCAATACGGTCAATCTGCAACACGCCAGTGGCTTCGACCTGGATGGTTCAACCAATGCCAATTTCTTTAATCCGCTCCAGCTTTCGACCGGTAATTTTTCCGTCGGGGCAAACCTGACGGCCGTCATTACCGATTATTCCCAGTTGACTTTAGGTGAATATGAAATACAATTTAACGGAGCGAACTTCGAAGTCTATGATTCGGGGACGGGGGCCTTAAAAACCTCAGGGGTTTATAATGCCGGAGGTACGACGATCAATCTGGAAGGGATCCAGTTTGATATAATGGGGCCGGTCACCGATCTCGATCGTTTTACCGTCAGCCCCTTAACGACTGCCATTAAAAATTTCCAGACCGCCCTTACCGCACCCAGGCAAATTGCCGCCTCGGGAACTGCCACCAGTCTTCCCGGGGATAATACCAATGCCCTGGCCCTGGCCGATTTATCCAACAGCCAGTCGACCGCCCTCGACTCCGAAACCTTTGCTAATTACTATCAGGGCCTGGTGGGACAGATCGGAACCCAGAGTCGGATGGCCTCTGATGAGTTGACTTTTCAGGATAATTTTTTAACCGGGCTTACCACCCGACGGGATGCGGCCTCCGGGGTTAATATGGACGAAGAAGCGGCCAACCTGATCCGTTATCAACGGGCCTATGAAGCCGCAGCCCGTCTGATCAGAACGGCCGACGAAATATTCCAAACTTTGCTTAATTTATAAAAAAGGGATCGGTGTCGGATGAGGATCGCTTCTGACCAACTCTATGATCAATTGGCTCGCGGGTTAAGAAACCATCTGACCAATTTGGCTGAAATAACGAATCAGTTGGCAACGGGTAAAAAGACCGCTAAACCTTCTGACGACGTTCTGGGAACTCTGAAGGCCATGGATTATAAGCTTACCATCAGCCAAAATGATCAATATGCGCGGAACATCACCGAGGCCATTACCTTTTTAAATTTTAATGATACGGTGCTGGATCAGGTCTCAACTGCCCTGACCGGTTTAAAAAAAATGACTTCC is a window from the Deltaproteobacteria bacterium genome containing:
- a CDS encoding FHIPEP family type III secretion protein, with protein sequence RYLTKQYEGQDGSIPILVLDPRFERPISESIENGGSISPDLIGKLLRAVEKILGKGGKYEAQPVLVCSAHVRRFLRRFADKFLPSIAVLSNAEISPAAKLYTLGMVRYED
- the flhF gene encoding flagellar biosynthesis protein FlhF; amino-acid sequence: MKIKKFQAASFREALDRVKKELGDEAVILSSEEINGLKPKVEVVAAIEYDSEPEETLNPSRNKLDWKREESPEFEPDKVSLSSYHSGSRTSNPDPDNEPVLKEIAKLRQCLEELKGKGYEVSLPEAKKKIYHYLRNRYIREDLALQLTEKADGLDDLPGLILNELQMSWDWSDQKAIVLIGSTGVGKTTTAAKLCGQAIKRNKKVGFISLDTFRIGAIEQIRIYSRILGVPLIVASSPEEVRRGIHKLNDRDLVLIDTTGRNPKDHSYADELKGIYEMGLPLETHLLISGSSSEDFMSESFLSYQKFPVHCVAFTKMDEAVGFGPIYNFSIQAKKPIAYLTTGQKVPNDIAFYNNDQLVDLILNRPKADHFNENHPTH
- a CDS encoding MinD/ParA family protein yields the protein MKPIRTIAITSGKGGVGKTNVATSLAIALRQLGEEVLVFDADLGLSNVDVLLGLVTKYNIQHVLNGQKQLKDVIVEGPQGIKILPASSGIQEITHLDEFQRLKVLEAFEDYQGEIDTLIIDTGAGISSNVAFFCIAAQNIIVVISPEPTALTDGYALIKVLFTKYQEKRFQVLVNSAASASEALTVFRRLSEAAERFLQVSLDYLGFLPRDDSIQKAVRAQRSFLEAYPDSNASKNILSIAGKIQEDSKNGLKGSLQLFIGNLIGDARDVRL
- a CDS encoding FliA/WhiG family RNA polymerase sigma factor; the protein is MYGYNVKMSSQEKEKIIKDFLPVVRYTAYRLSWRLPPQISVDDLISVGLNGLFDALERFEQGKVKLKTYAQYRIKGAMLDELRAVEWIPRSRKKKINALREVHDRLEKELKRLPEDEEVAGALNISLDEYYQTLEEAKGGVTFKFEDYEAFSEGHPVNLMDNIEDPNEKNPLNILMELDQKKVVARLIDALPKKEKVVLSLYYWEELTMKEVGAVLGLTESRVCQLHNQALIRLKTKINKELD
- the cheY gene encoding chemotaxis response regulator CheY, translated to MDRKMKILVVDDFSTMRRIVKNLLKQIGFENIEEAEDGQHAFSKLKGDRFQFVVSDWNMPNMTGIELLKNVRSDPELKDLPFLMVTAEAEKEKVIEAIKAGVNNYIIKPFTAEILKEKMDKIFEKLGINS
- a CDS encoding protein phosphatase CheZ — translated: MSIHAQRDNRIADGHNREGEGGPSLKFYGKDANLLELEKAIALVFNKAFEEGNKIKGVMGIIEDVQMLLEAIIMGNVQTAEKYATKFAGLGGKDLFVEVGKITRKLHDSIREFQENISPRLKNLPVNELPEATDKLQWVIDKTEEAASHTITLVEKHLGNQEKATRMIGELEGIFKEKGLDEEAGLKALDFLKALNQELPKDLMEIMIAQDFQDLTGQIIKRVIQLIGDMEKQLVKILKIFGVKLESPPNQEACQGPQIKKNENVVSDQSEVDDILKGFGF
- a CDS encoding flagellar hook basal-body protein, with the protein product MHKGIFIALSGAILKENQLEVISQNLANSNSLAYKKVRVAFKDYISNPESEQDGKIMSALAAVATDFSGGGLNQTGNPLDIALEGNGFIALEKNQYTRRGDLKRNPEGYLSTQTGIRVLGQKGPILIPDGKLEIVKNGEVTVNQAQIDKIKVVDFPDKKSLIRLGEDLFQSNQPSGQAKALVKQGHLEGSNVDIIKEMTQIIMTLREFQAYQKVIQSFDEATSKMTEIART
- the flgG gene encoding flagellar basal-body rod protein FlgG; amino-acid sequence: MIRSLFIASTGMEAQQLNIDVISNNLANVNTVGYKRSRADFQELMYQDLKTPGTLSAEGAEVPSGIQLGLGVKPVAVQKIFLQGNFVQTGNNLDMVIEGEGFFQITKPDGEVAYTRNGAFKLDSGGRIVNSDGYALDPAITIPANTQTITIGSDGKISITQSGSKTPTQIGQIELARFINPAGLKAIGKSLFVPTGSSGDPVTGTPGGTEGMGTISQGYVEMSNVNIVEEMVNMIVSQRAYEINSKAVQASDEMLQIANNLKR
- the flgA gene encoding flagellar basal body P-ring formation protein FlgA, whose translation is MKQWKKIYILPCWSGWLLFLLFFVLVLPATSASWEPRGLVKTYLTTHYPWAEIEILDLHVEEPLPKDPPKSLRLISGPLGRAIFSFEFKSGEKLLVQAKIMALDWVVTSRRPLNNGQIIEKDDVYLALLDVNRMPKDVLTRLEGAWGKTIKRSIGTNRPLIESALGDVPVIKKGQRITLIASAPGLRITSPGEAREDGFPGRQIRVINLSSKQDIRGIPIDGKNVKVIF
- a CDS encoding flagellar basal body L-ring protein FlgH, producing MIPIGIIGIIGACAPTAPQFSKEMPPNYVYKETKKEIRSTGSLWRDSAGLFEDRKARGLNDLVTINIVESSSATKKADTATSRDSSMDASITNLFGGSLTYDLKNLFGGGLSGTLAPKVQASGKNDFTGTGNTTRQGSLVATITARVVEVLPNGNFLIESRKDITVNREKQLLLLRGVVRPEDIAFDNTILSSYVANAEVIYTGDGVINDKQGQGWLVRLLDYAWPF